From Corynebacterium sp. BD556, the proteins below share one genomic window:
- a CDS encoding DUF4185 domain-containing protein produces the protein MRLRPLALTAALTVTLTPGVASPVADAQSSLSSLSSASSLSSLSSGSSGGGRQKDPSPIQDAPGTPIAMPGDIIVQIMGDLLGNNKSDHVGFKAGDLGIMTPLGNGEEFAIIFGDSFRGNTLGQGEWMSPVGVVARMVDGVIKIIRPLNIGEKVNPLIRYFRAEGDNLTLIPSDVLNIDGTLYMQGMWNRGIGNVEYTEIWKSTDNGTSWASVGKTSSSYMNGLGNLISWERGDDGYIYAVSSSFKRDHPVFLSRFRENHMNDRSKWELFNPATGSWSSAGNPILSGNVEAGEMNLRLIDGHWVLVMFNEATLQIEVRISDTLARDWNDVPVAVIAKHGLWSNEQTPANFSQPYGGYIVPGSTLANMDIVVSQWNTSTNRRYNSTQFNVKGLDAFFGVRAVNRSMLRSVPFSATEPGELQVTKLPGTSTPEQAAEDAALSHTAP, from the coding sequence ATGCGCCTTCGCCCCCTTGCCCTGACCGCCGCTCTCACTGTCACCCTCACCCCAGGTGTGGCCTCGCCCGTCGCCGACGCCCAAAGCTCTTTGAGCTCTTTGAGCTCTGCGAGTTCCTTAAGTTCTTTAAGCTCGGGCAGCTCCGGAGGCGGCCGCCAGAAAGATCCCTCCCCAATCCAGGACGCGCCAGGCACACCTATCGCCATGCCCGGTGACATTATCGTGCAGATCATGGGCGATTTGCTGGGCAACAACAAATCCGACCATGTCGGTTTCAAGGCCGGAGACCTAGGCATCATGACCCCTCTGGGCAACGGCGAGGAGTTCGCCATTATCTTCGGTGACTCCTTCCGGGGCAACACCTTGGGGCAGGGCGAGTGGATGAGCCCAGTGGGAGTGGTCGCCAGGATGGTCGACGGTGTGATCAAAATTATCCGCCCCCTCAACATTGGGGAGAAGGTCAACCCTTTGATCCGCTACTTCCGCGCCGAAGGAGACAACCTCACCCTCATTCCCTCCGACGTTCTCAACATCGACGGCACTCTCTACATGCAGGGCATGTGGAACCGCGGCATTGGCAATGTCGAATACACCGAAATTTGGAAGTCCACGGACAACGGCACCTCTTGGGCCTCCGTGGGCAAAACTAGCTCGTCCTACATGAATGGCTTGGGCAACCTTATTTCTTGGGAGCGCGGCGACGACGGCTACATCTACGCCGTGTCTTCCAGCTTCAAACGCGACCATCCCGTCTTTTTGTCGCGCTTCCGGGAAAACCACATGAATGACCGCTCGAAGTGGGAGCTTTTCAACCCGGCTACCGGCTCCTGGTCGAGTGCCGGCAACCCCATCTTGTCAGGCAATGTTGAGGCTGGTGAGATGAATTTGCGGCTCATCGACGGCCACTGGGTCCTCGTGATGTTCAACGAAGCGACCCTGCAAATCGAGGTCCGCATCTCCGACACGCTGGCCCGCGACTGGAACGATGTGCCGGTAGCAGTCATTGCCAAGCATGGTTTATGGAGCAATGAGCAGACCCCCGCCAACTTCTCCCAGCCTTACGGCGGCTACATCGTTCCGGGCTCCACCCTGGCGAACATGGACATCGTTGTCTCGCAGTGGAACACTTCCACGAACCGGCGCTATAACTCCACTCAGTTCAACGTCAAGGGCTTAGACGCCTTCTTTGGCGTTCGCGCCGTCAACCGCTCCATGTTGCGCTCCGTCCCGTTTAGCGCCACCGAGCCTGGTGAGCTGCAGGTCACGAAACTGCCGGGCACTTCTACCCCGGAGCAGGCGGCGGAAGACGCGGCACTGAGCCACACGGCACCCTAG
- the fdnG gene encoding formate dehydrogenase-N subunit alpha, protein MSRISPLNWPVVRQLQEGDVFARDRSTESRKSATMQGRTVEADRVVKSVCPYCAVGCGQNVFVKDGKVIQIEGDPDSPHSRGRLCPKGAASEQLVNATNRVTDILYRAPRSTEWQVLDRETAMEMVVDRFLEARRNGWQDRNDEGLPLNRTLGIAGLGGAAMDNEENYLIKKLFTAAGAIQLENQARIUHSSTVPSLGSSFGRGGATQPLQDMANADCIVIQGSNMAEAHPVGFQWVMEAKARGARIIHVDPRFTRTSAVAHKHVPIRGGSDIILLGALINHVLSNDLYFDEYVRTFTNASAIIDPNFKDTEDLDGLFSGYDPQTGTYDDSTWQYVLEDDAQTPWDIKKDDTLKDPNCVFQILKRHYARYTPEVVEKSCGISRKDFEYLADAIVSNSGRERTTCFAYALGWTQHTLGAQFIRTCAILQLLMGNVGRPGSGIMALRGHASIQGSTDVPTLFHLLPGYLPMPQVETQTWPAYLDTIRDENQKGFWNNGDKYAVSLMKTYWGEHATKDNNWGLDLMPRLTGAHSTYHTLQMMHSGDVDGYFVFGQNPAVAQSNGRMQRMGLAKLKWLVVRDFQEIETATFWKDSPEIKSGELVTEEIDTEVFLFPAANHVEKAGTFTQTSRILQWRFKANEAPGAAESDLQFFYDLGLRIKERLKDSTDPRDVPLQAITWDYEVDSTGEIEPESVLKEINGYFLDGPRKGELVDNFNDLKADGTTASGCWIYAGVYAGGVNRSAKKEPANPDSAIALDWGFAWPANRRVLYNRASADGQGVPWSERKKLAWWDAEQGTWVSDDVVDFPADRDPAYVPPRDASGPAALAGTDAFIMQADGKGWLFAPKGMVDGPLPTHYEPQESQFPNPLYAQQQSPSRVVMKSPDNLSAPNYGEAGLGVYPYMLNTYRLTEMYTSGAMTRTLPFLAELQPELFCEVSEELAAKLGLENGGWATIISPRNAIEARVLVTDRLKTLVVDGREFEQIGMPFHYGKGNYAEVEGDSPNDLLGIMLDPNVNIQASKVSAVDIVAGRRPRGAERDRLVREYQRRAKLTEKTGTTLVDDAGTARQDSTKRHMSEKEG, encoded by the coding sequence ATGTCTCGAATCAGCCCACTCAACTGGCCCGTGGTGCGCCAATTGCAGGAAGGTGATGTGTTCGCGCGAGACCGCAGCACCGAATCCCGCAAGAGCGCCACCATGCAGGGTCGCACGGTCGAGGCGGACCGTGTGGTCAAAAGCGTTTGCCCGTACTGCGCGGTCGGCTGCGGTCAGAATGTTTTTGTCAAAGACGGCAAAGTCATTCAGATTGAGGGCGACCCGGATTCGCCTCACTCGCGCGGGCGGTTGTGCCCCAAGGGCGCGGCCTCTGAGCAACTAGTCAACGCCACCAACCGTGTGACGGACATTCTGTATCGGGCGCCGCGTTCTACTGAGTGGCAGGTTCTTGACCGCGAGACGGCCATGGAAATGGTGGTTGACCGTTTCCTTGAGGCGCGCCGCAACGGCTGGCAGGACCGCAATGATGAAGGGTTGCCGCTCAACCGGACGCTTGGCATTGCCGGTCTTGGTGGCGCGGCGATGGACAACGAGGAAAACTACCTGATTAAGAAGTTGTTCACCGCCGCCGGTGCGATCCAGTTGGAAAACCAAGCCCGTATATGACACTCGTCTACGGTTCCCAGTTTGGGATCCTCGTTTGGACGTGGCGGCGCGACGCAGCCGCTGCAGGATATGGCGAATGCGGACTGCATTGTCATTCAGGGCTCTAATATGGCCGAGGCGCACCCGGTGGGCTTCCAGTGGGTGATGGAGGCGAAGGCGCGTGGCGCCCGCATTATCCACGTTGACCCGCGGTTTACTCGCACTTCGGCTGTGGCGCACAAGCATGTGCCGATCCGTGGTGGCTCCGACATCATCTTGCTTGGTGCCTTGATTAACCATGTGCTGAGCAACGACCTGTACTTCGATGAGTATGTGCGCACCTTCACCAACGCCTCGGCCATCATTGATCCGAACTTCAAAGACACCGAGGATTTGGACGGGCTGTTTTCCGGCTACGACCCACAAACCGGCACGTATGACGATTCGACTTGGCAGTACGTGCTTGAAGATGACGCGCAGACACCCTGGGACATCAAGAAGGATGACACGCTAAAGGACCCGAACTGCGTGTTCCAGATCCTCAAGCGCCACTATGCGCGCTACACCCCGGAGGTAGTCGAGAAGTCGTGCGGCATCTCGAGGAAGGATTTCGAATACCTCGCGGATGCGATTGTGTCCAATTCCGGGCGCGAGCGCACAACGTGTTTCGCTTATGCTTTGGGCTGGACACAGCACACGTTGGGTGCGCAGTTCATCCGCACCTGCGCGATCTTGCAGTTGTTGATGGGCAATGTGGGACGTCCCGGCTCCGGCATTATGGCTTTGCGTGGGCACGCCTCGATTCAGGGGTCGACCGATGTGCCGACGCTTTTCCACCTGCTGCCGGGCTATTTGCCGATGCCCCAGGTGGAGACGCAGACGTGGCCGGCGTACCTGGATACGATCCGCGACGAGAACCAAAAGGGCTTTTGGAACAACGGTGACAAGTACGCCGTGAGCCTGATGAAGACCTATTGGGGCGAGCACGCCACCAAGGACAACAATTGGGGCCTGGATCTCATGCCTCGCCTAACTGGTGCGCATTCGACGTATCACACGCTGCAGATGATGCACTCCGGCGATGTTGACGGCTATTTCGTCTTCGGGCAGAACCCGGCGGTGGCGCAGTCGAATGGGCGTATGCAGCGCATGGGTCTGGCTAAGCTGAAATGGCTGGTGGTCCGGGATTTCCAGGAGATCGAAACCGCGACGTTTTGGAAGGATTCACCGGAGATTAAGTCCGGCGAGCTGGTCACCGAGGAGATCGATACGGAGGTCTTTCTCTTTCCTGCTGCCAACCATGTTGAGAAGGCTGGAACCTTCACCCAAACGTCGAGGATCTTGCAGTGGCGCTTTAAAGCTAATGAAGCACCGGGTGCGGCGGAGTCTGATTTGCAGTTCTTCTACGACCTGGGTCTGCGTATCAAGGAGCGCCTGAAGGACTCCACCGATCCGCGCGATGTGCCGCTCCAGGCGATTACTTGGGACTACGAGGTCGATTCCACAGGTGAGATTGAGCCGGAGTCGGTGCTCAAGGAAATCAACGGCTACTTCCTCGACGGCCCGCGCAAGGGCGAGTTGGTGGACAATTTCAACGATTTGAAGGCCGACGGAACTACTGCTTCGGGCTGTTGGATTTACGCGGGTGTCTACGCCGGCGGTGTGAACCGTTCGGCAAAGAAGGAACCTGCCAATCCAGACAGCGCGATTGCGCTTGATTGGGGGTTCGCGTGGCCCGCGAACCGCCGTGTCCTTTACAATCGTGCTTCTGCCGATGGGCAGGGTGTGCCGTGGTCGGAGCGTAAGAAGCTCGCTTGGTGGGACGCGGAGCAGGGCACGTGGGTTTCGGACGATGTGGTCGATTTCCCGGCCGACCGTGACCCGGCGTACGTGCCGCCGCGTGATGCTTCCGGCCCAGCGGCATTGGCCGGCACTGACGCTTTCATCATGCAGGCTGATGGCAAAGGATGGTTGTTCGCGCCGAAGGGAATGGTAGACGGGCCACTGCCGACGCACTATGAGCCGCAGGAGTCGCAATTCCCGAACCCGCTGTACGCGCAGCAGCAGTCGCCGTCGCGTGTCGTGATGAAAAGCCCCGATAACCTTTCAGCCCCGAACTATGGTGAGGCGGGGCTGGGGGTGTACCCGTACATGCTGAACACGTACCGGTTGACGGAAATGTACACCTCGGGCGCGATGACGCGTACCCTGCCGTTTCTCGCGGAGTTGCAGCCCGAGCTGTTTTGCGAGGTTTCGGAGGAGTTGGCGGCGAAACTTGGCCTGGAAAACGGCGGGTGGGCCACAATCATCTCGCCGCGTAACGCCATTGAGGCCCGGGTCTTGGTCACCGACCGGCTTAAAACTCTCGTTGTGGATGGGCGCGAGTTCGAGCAAATCGGCATGCCTTTCCATTACGGCAAGGGCAACTACGCCGAGGTTGAGGGCGATAGCCCGAACGACCTTTTGGGCATCATGTTGGATCCGAACGTCAACATTCAGGCCTCGAAAGTCTCCGCTGTCGATATCGTTGCTGGCCGCAGGCCGCGTGGCGCCGAGCGCGACCGGTTGGTGCGCGAGTACCAGCGTCGCGCGAAGCTGACGGAAAAGACGGGCACGACGCTTGTCGACGACGCCGGTACTGCACGGCAGGATTCGACGAAGCGGCACATGTCGGAGAAGGAAGGCTAA
- a CDS encoding 4Fe-4S dicluster domain-containing protein: MHTTNFLTESPSHIGYDRAERMSFFTDTSICIGCKACEVACKEWNRNPEDGYELSGNSYDNTGSLGANTWRHVAFVEQKEQRIEQARQEGAKLISLGMPGVGPAEVRSELPSHPDTPDFRWLMSSDVCKHCTNAGCLDVCPTGALFRTEHGTVVVQDDVCNGCGTCVAGCPFGVIERRSDGGVTKRNEREGQDFTPGEKAPIKNLGLAQKCTMCFDRQAIGEIPACAKTCPTQSIKYGTHQEMLATAKKRVAQLHAQGMTEARLYGANPHDGVGGTGSIFLLLDAPEVYGLPPDPEVPTLNLPQLAQRAAVAAAGLVGTVVAAFVIGGRS, from the coding sequence ATGCACACCACGAATTTTTTGACCGAGTCGCCGTCACACATCGGCTACGACCGGGCGGAGCGCATGTCGTTTTTCACCGACACCTCTATTTGTATTGGTTGTAAAGCCTGCGAGGTGGCGTGCAAGGAGTGGAACCGTAACCCGGAGGATGGCTATGAGCTGTCCGGTAATTCCTACGACAACACCGGCTCGCTCGGCGCGAACACTTGGCGCCATGTCGCTTTCGTCGAGCAGAAAGAGCAGCGCATTGAACAGGCCCGGCAGGAAGGTGCGAAGCTGATTTCCTTGGGCATGCCCGGCGTGGGCCCTGCCGAGGTGCGCTCCGAGTTGCCCAGCCACCCGGACACCCCGGATTTCCGTTGGTTGATGTCGTCGGATGTGTGCAAGCACTGCACTAATGCGGGTTGTTTGGATGTGTGCCCGACGGGTGCGTTATTTCGCACGGAGCACGGCACGGTGGTCGTGCAAGACGACGTGTGCAACGGTTGCGGGACGTGCGTGGCCGGTTGTCCTTTTGGGGTAATTGAGCGCCGTTCGGACGGCGGTGTCACCAAGCGCAATGAGCGCGAAGGCCAGGACTTCACGCCGGGGGAGAAGGCCCCGATTAAGAACTTGGGTTTGGCTCAGAAGTGCACGATGTGTTTTGACCGTCAGGCTATCGGGGAGATCCCTGCCTGCGCAAAGACGTGCCCGACGCAGTCGATCAAGTACGGCACCCACCAGGAGATGCTTGCGACTGCGAAAAAGAGGGTGGCTCAGTTGCATGCGCAAGGCATGACGGAGGCGCGTTTGTATGGCGCTAACCCGCATGATGGTGTGGGCGGGACAGGGTCGATCTTTTTGCTTCTTGACGCCCCCGAGGTCTACGGCCTTCCGCCGGATCCGGAGGTGCCCACCCTTAACCTGCCGCAGCTTGCGCAGCGTGCCGCCGTGGCAGCGGCTGGTTTAGTCGGCACGGTCGTGGCGGCGTTTGTGATTGGGGGTCGCAGTTAA
- the nrfD gene encoding NrfD/PsrC family molybdoenzyme membrane anchor subunit → MAGSNSFDQYRPQEPPRRPKRRQSGKQKGRGRRGEELMVPEAQFEQFDSYYGKPIVKFPPWEWPIAGYLFLGGLAGGSSMLSVGSRVTGNAELARNASLVAFSAASVGSAFLVVDLGRPERLLNMFRVFKLSSPMNVGAWILGAFSSLAAFPAAAELDELSNRAVPVPKVLRHLLHGLATPAAMGAGLLGSPLAAYTAVLLGDTSVPAWQAARRALPELFVSSAACASGGAGMLTTSTANNAPARVLAVAGAAADVVSMHRLKDSVGEVMREAFETGKAGRLLKAAEVCTLSGGVVAVLAGRKRAAAAAAGAALLAGSCLTRFGIMEAGRQSVADPKYVVEPQRERLNKRVSQGIIGDSITTAE, encoded by the coding sequence ATGGCCGGCAGCAACAGCTTTGATCAGTACCGCCCGCAGGAGCCGCCGCGGCGCCCGAAGCGCCGTCAATCAGGCAAGCAAAAAGGCAGGGGTCGTCGCGGCGAGGAGCTGATGGTCCCCGAGGCCCAGTTCGAGCAGTTCGACTCTTACTACGGCAAGCCGATAGTGAAGTTCCCGCCGTGGGAGTGGCCGATCGCAGGTTACCTTTTCCTCGGGGGGTTGGCTGGGGGCTCGTCGATGCTTTCCGTTGGCAGCCGTGTGACCGGCAACGCTGAACTTGCCCGCAACGCCAGCCTGGTCGCCTTTTCTGCCGCATCGGTGGGTTCGGCGTTTCTTGTGGTGGACCTGGGTCGCCCCGAGCGTTTGCTCAACATGTTCCGCGTGTTCAAGCTGTCCTCGCCGATGAACGTCGGCGCCTGGATTTTGGGTGCGTTTTCTTCGCTGGCGGCGTTTCCCGCCGCAGCCGAGCTCGACGAGTTAAGCAACCGTGCTGTGCCTGTGCCCAAGGTGCTGCGTCACCTGCTGCACGGGCTTGCCACACCCGCCGCGATGGGGGCGGGGCTGTTGGGCTCGCCGCTGGCCGCCTACACCGCGGTGCTGCTTGGGGATACGTCGGTGCCTGCCTGGCAGGCGGCGCGCCGAGCGCTTCCGGAGTTGTTTGTTTCCTCCGCGGCGTGCGCTTCAGGCGGCGCCGGGATGCTAACTACCTCCACCGCCAACAACGCCCCGGCCCGCGTCCTGGCCGTAGCGGGTGCGGCTGCGGATGTGGTCTCGATGCACCGGCTCAAAGATAGCGTCGGCGAGGTCATGCGCGAAGCTTTTGAGACAGGCAAGGCGGGGCGCCTGCTGAAAGCGGCTGAGGTGTGCACTCTCAGCGGCGGTGTTGTGGCGGTGCTTGCTGGGCGCAAGCGGGCGGCAGCCGCAGCGGCCGGGGCGGCGCTTTTGGCTGGGTCCTGCCTGACCCGTTTCGGCATCATGGAGGCGGGCAGGCAGTCGGTGGCGGACCCGAAGTACGTCGTTGAACCTCAGCGCGAGCGGTTGAACAAGCGGGTCAGCCAGGGAATTATCGGCGATTCGATCACGACCGCCGAGTAA
- the selD gene encoding selenide, water dikinase SelD: MTEIRLTEYASGGGCACKIPPGELEDAVKGLIGFSDPNVIVGLDDGDDASAIRVRDDLAVISTADFFTPVVNDAYTWGKIAAVNALSDVYAMGGTPITAINLLGWPREVLPAELIREVLRGGLDAATEAGITVTGGHSITAPEPIYGMAATGTADPTRLMRNDAAEPGLPITLTKPIGSGLLNNRHKTTGEVFDHAVQVMTTLNRDASRAALAAGAKAATDVTGFGLLGHLFKMARASGIDAIIDHRTVPLIDGAQQALKDGFVSGGTRRNLDWVRDHLDSTLDEDELLMLADAQTSGGLLIVGEVPGYPVIGETRPGTGRVHVK; encoded by the coding sequence ATGACTGAAATTAGACTCACTGAGTATGCATCAGGAGGCGGCTGCGCCTGCAAAATCCCGCCGGGTGAGTTGGAGGACGCCGTCAAGGGACTCATCGGGTTTTCCGACCCCAACGTCATCGTGGGCCTTGATGACGGTGATGACGCCTCCGCCATCCGCGTGCGCGATGATCTTGCTGTGATCTCCACCGCTGACTTTTTCACCCCCGTGGTCAACGACGCCTACACCTGGGGAAAGATCGCAGCGGTCAACGCCTTGTCCGATGTCTACGCGATGGGCGGCACACCCATCACCGCCATCAACTTGCTTGGTTGGCCCCGCGAGGTGCTGCCCGCCGAGCTAATTCGGGAAGTCCTGCGCGGCGGTCTCGACGCCGCAACCGAAGCTGGAATTACCGTCACCGGTGGCCACTCCATCACCGCACCTGAACCGATCTACGGCATGGCCGCCACCGGCACCGCCGACCCGACGCGGCTGATGCGCAACGACGCCGCCGAGCCCGGGCTGCCCATCACCCTGACCAAGCCGATCGGCTCGGGGCTGCTCAACAACCGCCACAAAACCACTGGCGAGGTATTCGACCACGCCGTGCAGGTCATGACCACCCTCAACCGCGATGCCTCCCGCGCCGCCCTCGCTGCCGGAGCGAAGGCCGCCACCGACGTCACCGGTTTCGGGCTGCTCGGCCACCTGTTTAAGATGGCGCGCGCCTCCGGCATTGACGCCATCATCGACCACCGTACGGTGCCGCTTATCGACGGTGCCCAGCAAGCCCTCAAAGACGGCTTCGTCTCCGGCGGGACCCGCCGCAACCTGGATTGGGTTCGGGACCACCTCGACTCCACCCTCGATGAGGACGAACTGCTGATGCTTGCCGACGCCCAAACTTCCGGCGGTTTGCTCATCGTCGGTGAAGTCCCCGGCTACCCCGTGATCGGCGAAACCCGCCCCGGAACAGGGCGGGTCCACGTCAAATAA
- the selA gene encoding L-seryl-tRNA(Sec) selenium transferase produces MSDPRRHIPRTDALCALVDNRQLAPEAAKALAKRFQDMARRGEIPVDEVETRFLQAARKPLATMTPVINATGVVVHTNIGRAPLSQAATRELTRAAAYVDVEMDLAAGTRSRTRGEGARRALVEACPAAEAALVVNNAAAALLLATTALAEGGRVLISRGEMIEIGAGFRLPELIESARVELEEVGATNRTHPQDYAAKAGQAAAILKVHPSNYRVQGFTAEATVEQLRKIANEHSLALIVDTGSGLLHPDPALPGEPDATTALEAGADIVLFSGDKLLGGPQAGVILGKRESVDTLAKHPLARALRIDKLRLAALEASVRERTTPTHDYLHADPDSLRRRAERLAHSVGATVVAHDGRVGGGGAPGHRLPGWAVKLPASVAEPLRTGQPAIVGRVHDGHLLIDLRCVPQTCDGDVAERIKQCMS; encoded by the coding sequence GTGTCAGATCCGCGCCGTCACATCCCCAGAACCGATGCGCTGTGTGCGCTGGTGGACAACCGGCAGCTCGCACCCGAGGCCGCAAAGGCTCTGGCGAAGCGCTTTCAAGACATGGCGCGCCGCGGGGAAATCCCGGTCGATGAGGTAGAAACACGTTTCCTGCAGGCCGCGCGGAAGCCTCTGGCAACCATGACGCCGGTGATCAACGCCACCGGGGTGGTCGTACACACCAATATCGGCCGCGCCCCGCTTTCACAGGCCGCCACGCGGGAACTGACCCGCGCCGCAGCCTATGTCGACGTGGAGATGGACCTCGCTGCCGGAACCCGCTCACGCACCAGGGGAGAAGGTGCACGACGCGCACTGGTTGAAGCCTGCCCAGCCGCAGAAGCCGCCCTCGTGGTCAACAACGCAGCGGCCGCGTTGCTTTTGGCCACCACGGCTCTGGCTGAAGGCGGCCGCGTGCTCATCTCCCGCGGCGAGATGATCGAAATCGGCGCCGGTTTCCGCCTGCCCGAGCTGATCGAATCGGCCCGAGTTGAACTTGAAGAAGTCGGTGCAACCAACCGCACCCACCCGCAGGACTACGCCGCCAAAGCCGGGCAAGCAGCAGCGATTCTCAAGGTGCACCCCTCCAACTACCGGGTGCAGGGTTTTACCGCCGAGGCCACAGTCGAGCAGTTGCGAAAGATCGCCAACGAGCACAGCCTCGCGCTGATTGTCGATACTGGTTCGGGCCTGCTGCACCCCGATCCGGCGTTGCCCGGGGAGCCGGATGCGACCACGGCGCTCGAAGCGGGCGCGGACATCGTTTTGTTTTCCGGCGACAAGCTGCTGGGTGGGCCGCAGGCTGGTGTGATCTTGGGCAAGCGAGAAAGTGTGGACACACTTGCAAAGCACCCCCTGGCACGCGCGCTTCGCATTGACAAGCTTCGCCTTGCCGCGCTGGAAGCGAGCGTGCGGGAGCGCACCACACCCACCCACGACTACTTGCACGCTGACCCAGACAGCTTGAGGCGCCGCGCCGAGCGCCTGGCGCACAGCGTGGGAGCTACCGTGGTCGCCCATGATGGCCGGGTAGGCGGCGGGGGAGCGCCTGGGCACAGGCTGCCGGGGTGGGCGGTGAAACTTCCCGCCTCCGTGGCGGAGCCTTTGAGAACCGGCCAACCGGCGATTGTTGGGCGTGTCCACGATGGACACCTCCTTATCGACCTGCGATGCGTTCCCCAAACATGCGACGGCGACGTAGCCGAAAGGATCAAGCAGTGTATGTCGTAG